The proteins below are encoded in one region of Triticum aestivum cultivar Chinese Spring chromosome 1B, IWGSC CS RefSeq v2.1, whole genome shotgun sequence:
- the LOC123094382 gene encoding uncharacterized protein, translating into MDSEQHIELFQEETTQILNQKGIGGTGGEGRNLSVYLVVCCRDWSVSQTKAPLYKVEVALSNSDDPSLPLGAEPAGRVTLHRARNLETDMGGKTFVSLQSGWIVGIGGNPGSTIIFDTKSGRMIRGPNLVARKWSPVVAVVGDRVYALTSTPDYIQEPNFVPWFEVLDISKPDVTETAEGVLSLADTCTWTPLPYPLCFPRRLTRTDFRMPPRITVTSSVVVEPYILISVSRPYNSTYAFDTSSREWHEVEGEQLPFIGAAAPHGGGIFLAPSHKYGPNQSLPHPSLNVWKGWCY; encoded by the coding sequence GACAGTGAACAACATATTGAGTTATTCCAAGAGGAAACAACCCAGATACTCAACCAAAAGGGGATCGGCGGCACTGGGGGTGAGGGCCGGAATCTGTCCGTGTACCTTGTGGTATGCTGTCGGGACTGGTCTGTTTCTCAAACGAAGGCTCCCCTGTACAAGGTGGAAGTTGCCCTCTCCAACTCCGACGACCCTTCTTTGCCGCTGGGAGCGGAGCCTGCTGGCCGGGTAACCCTGCACCGAGCCCGTAATCTGGAAACTGACATGGGCGGCAAGACCTTTGTCTCCTTGCAGTCAGGGTGGATAGTCGGCATCGGGGGCAATCCTGGCAGCACCATCATCTTTGACACCAAGAGTGGGAGAATGATCCGCGGGCCAAACCTGGTGGCCAGGAAGTGGAGCCCTGTGGTGGCTGTCGTTGGGGACAGGGTCTATGCCCTCACATCAACCCCTGACTACATTCAAGAGCCCAATTTTGTGCCCTGGTTCGAGGTCCTCGATATATCCAAGCCGGACGTCacggagacggcggagggggtgCTCAGCCTGGCAGACACGTGCACCTGGACACCACTGCCGTACCCGCTCTGCTTCCCTCGCAGGCTCACCCGGACGGACTTCCGTATGCCACCCAGGATAACAGTCACGTCCTCGGTGGTGGTCGAGCCATACATTTTGATATCGGTTAGTCGCCCGTACAACTCCACCTACGCATTTGATACCAGCTCAAGAGAGTGGCATGAGGTCGAGGGCGAGCAACTGCCGTTCATCGGCGCTGCCGCCCCGCACGGCGGCGGCATCTTCCTTGCGCCTTCTCACAAGTACGGCCCCAATCAAAGCTTACCGCATCCGAGTCTCAACGTCTGGAAAGGGTGG